Proteins encoded by one window of Manihot esculenta cultivar AM560-2 chromosome 10, M.esculenta_v8, whole genome shotgun sequence:
- the LOC110625350 gene encoding 40S ribosomal protein S9-2, translating to MVHVSFYRNYGKTFKKPRRPYEKERLDAELKLVGEYGLRCKRELWRVQYALSRIRNAARMLLTLDEKNPRRIFEGEALLRRMNRYGLLDESQNKLDYVLALTVENFLERRLQTLVFKSGMAKSIHHARVLIRQRHIRVGRQVVNIPSFMVRVDSQKHIDFSLTSPFGGGRPGRVKRKNQRAASKKASGGDGDEDDEE from the exons ATGGTGCACGTCTCCTTCTATCGCAACT ATGGGAAGACTTTTAAGAAGCCCCGTCGTCCCTATGAGAAGGAGCGATTGGATGCAGAACTAAAGTTGGTTGGGGAGTATGGATTGCGGTGCAAGAGAGAGCTATGGAGGGTTCAATATGCTTTGAGCCGCATTCGAAATGCTGCTAGAATGCTTTTGACTCTTGATGAGAAGAATCCTCGCAGGATCTTTGAGGGTGAGGCACTTCTCCGCAGGATGAACCGCTATGGTTTATTGGATGAGAGTCAGAACAAGCTTGATTATGTGTTGGCCTTGACTGTGGAGAACTTCCTTGAGCGCCGCCTGCAAACACTTGTTTTCAAGTCTGGTATGGCAAAGTCCATCCACCATGCCCGAGTGCTTATCAGGCAGAGGCATATCAG GGTTGGAAGGCAGGTGGTTAACATCCCATCTTTCATGGTGAGGGTTGATTCACAGAAGCACATCGATTTCTCATTGACAAGTCCATTTGGCGGTGGGCGTCCTGGAAGAGTGaagagaaagaaccagagaGCTGCTAGCAAGAAGGCTTCTGGTGGAGATGGAGATGAAGACGATGAGGAGTGA